One genomic window of Manihot esculenta cultivar AM560-2 chromosome 16, M.esculenta_v8, whole genome shotgun sequence includes the following:
- the LOC110604081 gene encoding SAP30-binding protein isoform X4 gives MASRKKQSEGIALLSMYNDEDDEDMEDLDDQQREEQQQKQEDELLEPQNDYRESNEQGPDSLNDTMVIDEFPNDSSSSVLSLNSTPKDGLLRPLTPQQPQVSFSSSLQQQQQRLVNLEVKRSGRGRLTIVDYGHDEVAMSPEPEEGEFVEELLTANAGASQEITPAGTVQVLTPSAQATPQSSELLETSQPDEMNNAVILSEAAENEGTTNVPAEDAGSLDKFLPPPPKEKCPEELQRKIDKFLALKKVGRSFNAEVRNRKDYRNPDFLLHAVRYQDIDQIGSCFSKDVFDPHGYDKSDFFDEIEADMRREKERKEQELKKSPKVEFISGGTQPGQVVGAPKFPLPIPGPKHQLL, from the exons atgGCGTCGAGGAAGAAACAGTCGGAAGGAATCGCTTTACTCTCCATGTACAACGATGAAGACGATGAAGATATGGAAGATCTCGATGACCAGCAACGAGAAGAGCAGCAGCAAAAACAAGAAGACGAGCTGTTGGAACCTCAGAACGACTATAGAGAATCAAACGAGCAGGGGCCTGATTCACTGAATGACACAATGGTTATTGATGAATTTCCTAATGATTCTTCGTCGTCTGTTCTCAGTCTGAATTCGACGCCTAAAGACGGTTTATTGCGGCCTTTGACGCCGCAGCAGCCTCAGGTTTCGTTCTCATCATCTCTGCAGCAACAGCAGCAACGACTAGTTAACTTGGAGGTGAAAAGAAGTGGAAGAGGGAGGCTTACCATTGTGGACTATGGTCATGATGAAGTTGCTATGTCTCCTGAGCCCGAA GAAGGGGAATTTGTTGAGGAGCTTCTAACAGCTAACG CAGGTGCTAGCCAAGAAATAACGCCTGCAGGAACTGTTCAAGTTTTAACACCTAGTGCTCAAGCAACTCCTCAATCATCAGAACTTTTAGAAACATCACAACCTGATGAAATGAATAATGCTGTTATTCTATCAGAAGCTGCAGAAAATGAAGGCACAACTAATGTTCCTGCAGAAGATGCTGGTTCATTGGATAAATTTCTTCCTCCACCACCAAAAGAGAAGTGCCCAGAGGAACTGCAG AGGAAAATAGACAAATTTCTTGCTTTGAAGAAGGTTGGGAGAAGCTTCAATGCAGAAGTTCGCAATAGAAAGGATTATCGTAATCCTGACTTCTTGCTGCATGCAGTGAGGTATCAAGATATTGATCAGATTGGGTCTTGCTTCAGTAAAGATGTATTTGACCCTCATGGATATGACAAAAGCGACTTCTTTGATGAAATAG AAGCTGATATGAGACGTGAAAAAGAGAGGAAGGAGCAAGAGTTGAAGAAGAGTCCTAAGGTTGAATTTATTTCAGGAGGAACTCAGCCTGGACAGGTTGTGGGCGCACCAAAGTTTCCCCTGCCTATTCCAGGTCCAAAACACCAGCTTCTGTGA
- the LOC110604081 gene encoding uncharacterized protein LOC110604081 isoform X3, producing the protein MASRKKQSEGIALLSMYNDEDDEDMEDLDDQQREEQQQKQEDELLEPQNDYRESNEQGPDSLNDTMVIDEFPNDSSSSVLSLNSTPKDGLLRPLTPQQPQVSFSSSLQQQQQRLVNLEVKRSGRGRLTIVDYGHDEVAMSPEPEEGEFVEELLTANAGASQEITPAGTVQVLTPSAQATPQSSELLETSQPDEMNNAVILSEAAENEGTTNVPAEDAGSLDKFLPPPPKEKCPEELQRKIDKFLALKKVGRSFNAEVRNRKDYRNPDFLLHAVRYQDIDQIGSCFSKDVFDPHGYDKSDFFDEIAGASSALHSTSTTADAVARDGRQNKKTKWDKVDGDGRNLLPTGGQDSLATVAAHAALLSAANVGAGYTAFVQQKRREAEEKRSSEKKLERRS; encoded by the exons atgGCGTCGAGGAAGAAACAGTCGGAAGGAATCGCTTTACTCTCCATGTACAACGATGAAGACGATGAAGATATGGAAGATCTCGATGACCAGCAACGAGAAGAGCAGCAGCAAAAACAAGAAGACGAGCTGTTGGAACCTCAGAACGACTATAGAGAATCAAACGAGCAGGGGCCTGATTCACTGAATGACACAATGGTTATTGATGAATTTCCTAATGATTCTTCGTCGTCTGTTCTCAGTCTGAATTCGACGCCTAAAGACGGTTTATTGCGGCCTTTGACGCCGCAGCAGCCTCAGGTTTCGTTCTCATCATCTCTGCAGCAACAGCAGCAACGACTAGTTAACTTGGAGGTGAAAAGAAGTGGAAGAGGGAGGCTTACCATTGTGGACTATGGTCATGATGAAGTTGCTATGTCTCCTGAGCCCGAA GAAGGGGAATTTGTTGAGGAGCTTCTAACAGCTAACG CAGGTGCTAGCCAAGAAATAACGCCTGCAGGAACTGTTCAAGTTTTAACACCTAGTGCTCAAGCAACTCCTCAATCATCAGAACTTTTAGAAACATCACAACCTGATGAAATGAATAATGCTGTTATTCTATCAGAAGCTGCAGAAAATGAAGGCACAACTAATGTTCCTGCAGAAGATGCTGGTTCATTGGATAAATTTCTTCCTCCACCACCAAAAGAGAAGTGCCCAGAGGAACTGCAG AGGAAAATAGACAAATTTCTTGCTTTGAAGAAGGTTGGGAGAAGCTTCAATGCAGAAGTTCGCAATAGAAAGGATTATCGTAATCCTGACTTCTTGCTGCATGCAGTGAGGTATCAAGATATTGATCAGATTGGGTCTTGCTTCAGTAAAGATGTATTTGACCCTCATGGATATGACAAAAGCGACTTCTTTGATGAAATAG CTGGTGCTTCCAGTGCTTTGCATTCCACATCAACCACAGCCGATGCTGTTGCTCGAGATGGTAGACAAAACAAGAAGACAAAATGGGATAAG GTAGATGGTGATGGAAGAAATCTTCTACCGACTGGTGGACAGGATTCTTTAGCCACTGTGGCAGCCCATGCAGCTCTTTTATCTGCTGCTAATGTTGGCGCTGGATACACAGCTTTCGT GCAGCAGAAACGGCGAGAAGCGGAAGAAAAAAGATCTAGTGaaaagaagttggagagaagatCTTGA
- the LOC110604081 gene encoding SAP30-binding protein isoform X1, whose protein sequence is MASRKKQSEGIALLSMYNDEDDEDMEDLDDQQREEQQQKQEDELLEPQNDYRESNEQGPDSLNDTMVIDEFPNDSSSSVLSLNSTPKDGLLRPLTPQQPQVSFSSSLQQQQQRLVNLEVKRSGRGRLTIVDYGHDEVAMSPEPEEGEFVEELLTANAGASQEITPAGTVQVLTPSAQATPQSSELLETSQPDEMNNAVILSEAAENEGTTNVPAEDAGSLDKFLPPPPKEKCPEELQRKIDKFLALKKVGRSFNAEVRNRKDYRNPDFLLHAVRYQDIDQIGSCFSKDVFDPHGYDKSDFFDEIEADMRREKERKEQELKKSPKVEFISGGTQPGQVVGAPKFPLPIPAGASSALHSTSTTADAVARDGRQNKKTKWDKVDGDGRNLLPTGGQDSLATVAAHAALLSAANVGAGYTAFVQQKRREAEEKRSSEKKLERRS, encoded by the exons atgGCGTCGAGGAAGAAACAGTCGGAAGGAATCGCTTTACTCTCCATGTACAACGATGAAGACGATGAAGATATGGAAGATCTCGATGACCAGCAACGAGAAGAGCAGCAGCAAAAACAAGAAGACGAGCTGTTGGAACCTCAGAACGACTATAGAGAATCAAACGAGCAGGGGCCTGATTCACTGAATGACACAATGGTTATTGATGAATTTCCTAATGATTCTTCGTCGTCTGTTCTCAGTCTGAATTCGACGCCTAAAGACGGTTTATTGCGGCCTTTGACGCCGCAGCAGCCTCAGGTTTCGTTCTCATCATCTCTGCAGCAACAGCAGCAACGACTAGTTAACTTGGAGGTGAAAAGAAGTGGAAGAGGGAGGCTTACCATTGTGGACTATGGTCATGATGAAGTTGCTATGTCTCCTGAGCCCGAA GAAGGGGAATTTGTTGAGGAGCTTCTAACAGCTAACG CAGGTGCTAGCCAAGAAATAACGCCTGCAGGAACTGTTCAAGTTTTAACACCTAGTGCTCAAGCAACTCCTCAATCATCAGAACTTTTAGAAACATCACAACCTGATGAAATGAATAATGCTGTTATTCTATCAGAAGCTGCAGAAAATGAAGGCACAACTAATGTTCCTGCAGAAGATGCTGGTTCATTGGATAAATTTCTTCCTCCACCACCAAAAGAGAAGTGCCCAGAGGAACTGCAG AGGAAAATAGACAAATTTCTTGCTTTGAAGAAGGTTGGGAGAAGCTTCAATGCAGAAGTTCGCAATAGAAAGGATTATCGTAATCCTGACTTCTTGCTGCATGCAGTGAGGTATCAAGATATTGATCAGATTGGGTCTTGCTTCAGTAAAGATGTATTTGACCCTCATGGATATGACAAAAGCGACTTCTTTGATGAAATAG AAGCTGATATGAGACGTGAAAAAGAGAGGAAGGAGCAAGAGTTGAAGAAGAGTCCTAAGGTTGAATTTATTTCAGGAGGAACTCAGCCTGGACAGGTTGTGGGCGCACCAAAGTTTCCCCTGCCTATTCCAG CTGGTGCTTCCAGTGCTTTGCATTCCACATCAACCACAGCCGATGCTGTTGCTCGAGATGGTAGACAAAACAAGAAGACAAAATGGGATAAG GTAGATGGTGATGGAAGAAATCTTCTACCGACTGGTGGACAGGATTCTTTAGCCACTGTGGCAGCCCATGCAGCTCTTTTATCTGCTGCTAATGTTGGCGCTGGATACACAGCTTTCGT GCAGCAGAAACGGCGAGAAGCGGAAGAAAAAAGATCTAGTGaaaagaagttggagagaagatCTTGA
- the LOC110604081 gene encoding SAP30-binding protein isoform X2, whose amino-acid sequence MASRKKQSEGIALLSMYNDEDDEDMEDLDDQQREEQQQKQEDELLEPQNDYRESNEQGPDSLNDTMVIDEFPNDSSSSVLSLNSTPKDGLLRPLTPQQPQVSFSSSLQQQQQRLVNLEVKRSGRGRLTIVDYGHDEVAMSPEPEEGEFVEELLTANGASQEITPAGTVQVLTPSAQATPQSSELLETSQPDEMNNAVILSEAAENEGTTNVPAEDAGSLDKFLPPPPKEKCPEELQRKIDKFLALKKVGRSFNAEVRNRKDYRNPDFLLHAVRYQDIDQIGSCFSKDVFDPHGYDKSDFFDEIEADMRREKERKEQELKKSPKVEFISGGTQPGQVVGAPKFPLPIPAGASSALHSTSTTADAVARDGRQNKKTKWDKVDGDGRNLLPTGGQDSLATVAAHAALLSAANVGAGYTAFVQQKRREAEEKRSSEKKLERRS is encoded by the exons atgGCGTCGAGGAAGAAACAGTCGGAAGGAATCGCTTTACTCTCCATGTACAACGATGAAGACGATGAAGATATGGAAGATCTCGATGACCAGCAACGAGAAGAGCAGCAGCAAAAACAAGAAGACGAGCTGTTGGAACCTCAGAACGACTATAGAGAATCAAACGAGCAGGGGCCTGATTCACTGAATGACACAATGGTTATTGATGAATTTCCTAATGATTCTTCGTCGTCTGTTCTCAGTCTGAATTCGACGCCTAAAGACGGTTTATTGCGGCCTTTGACGCCGCAGCAGCCTCAGGTTTCGTTCTCATCATCTCTGCAGCAACAGCAGCAACGACTAGTTAACTTGGAGGTGAAAAGAAGTGGAAGAGGGAGGCTTACCATTGTGGACTATGGTCATGATGAAGTTGCTATGTCTCCTGAGCCCGAA GAAGGGGAATTTGTTGAGGAGCTTCTAACAGCTAACG GTGCTAGCCAAGAAATAACGCCTGCAGGAACTGTTCAAGTTTTAACACCTAGTGCTCAAGCAACTCCTCAATCATCAGAACTTTTAGAAACATCACAACCTGATGAAATGAATAATGCTGTTATTCTATCAGAAGCTGCAGAAAATGAAGGCACAACTAATGTTCCTGCAGAAGATGCTGGTTCATTGGATAAATTTCTTCCTCCACCACCAAAAGAGAAGTGCCCAGAGGAACTGCAG AGGAAAATAGACAAATTTCTTGCTTTGAAGAAGGTTGGGAGAAGCTTCAATGCAGAAGTTCGCAATAGAAAGGATTATCGTAATCCTGACTTCTTGCTGCATGCAGTGAGGTATCAAGATATTGATCAGATTGGGTCTTGCTTCAGTAAAGATGTATTTGACCCTCATGGATATGACAAAAGCGACTTCTTTGATGAAATAG AAGCTGATATGAGACGTGAAAAAGAGAGGAAGGAGCAAGAGTTGAAGAAGAGTCCTAAGGTTGAATTTATTTCAGGAGGAACTCAGCCTGGACAGGTTGTGGGCGCACCAAAGTTTCCCCTGCCTATTCCAG CTGGTGCTTCCAGTGCTTTGCATTCCACATCAACCACAGCCGATGCTGTTGCTCGAGATGGTAGACAAAACAAGAAGACAAAATGGGATAAG GTAGATGGTGATGGAAGAAATCTTCTACCGACTGGTGGACAGGATTCTTTAGCCACTGTGGCAGCCCATGCAGCTCTTTTATCTGCTGCTAATGTTGGCGCTGGATACACAGCTTTCGT GCAGCAGAAACGGCGAGAAGCGGAAGAAAAAAGATCTAGTGaaaagaagttggagagaagatCTTGA